In the Parasphingorhabdus halotolerans genome, CTCTGGACCGCAATGGTCAACCCACCACGGGATTATCCGCGTCGGTGCAAGGTCATCGCCAAGCGTGCCATCCCCTTCCACTTCAGTTAAATGCTGCCCGATCAAGTGGTGATTGCGGACGTGGCTGGACAAAGCCGTCATGCAAAAATCGGCAAAACCATCTGCATCACCGGTATAGATGCCATAGTCCATGTAGGAATCATCCCAAAATTGGGCCCGCAAAAGGTTCCGATCCAAGCGATCCAACGCGCGCAAATATTGCGCGGGAAGTTCCATGATCGCCAACTTATCAAGCTGCAGCTTCAATTGATCGGAATTCATTTCTGAACGCTCCCGTGATGGCCTGAAGACCATTCGTTCCAATCACAATATGCCGTCTAAATACCGGGTAAATTGTTTTTTCTTTAGCCTGTATTGGCTTCTCTTGCCGGGGCAAACCGCTATCCGGAGGATTCGATCTACTCAAAAGCAAATTCGCCCGAGCCTCCAAAAATTAGGTCGGAATCGCCCCCGACGATTCCGACCGGATTTGATCAACGGGAGAGTGTCAATCAAAACTTGAAGGCGGCTTCCACGAACACTTGGCGTCCGCGGTTTTGTGTATTGACCCTGTCACCCGCCGTGAAAGGAGCTGCGCCGTTCGTGTTCGTCCATATCTCGTCTGTCAGGTTCAAACCAATCAAAGACAATTTCCACTTTCCGTCAGGATCGCCGACCGAAATCGAACCGTCCAATGTTACATAAGATGGTTGCCGATAGATTGTGTCGGTCGAATTGGTCCAGTAGGAGTCCGAGTAGCTGGCATTGCCGCCTAACCCAAATTCCAGTGCATCGCCCATCGGTATCTGCCAATCAAACGCAATATTGCCGGAGAATTTGGGAGCGCGAGCAGTTGCGCGACCGTTCACCAATGCCACCGAACCATCGGGCCTGACGATATCTTCGCCATATTTGGTATCGGTGTAGGAGGCGGCACCCGACAATGTTAATCCTTCGGCAGGCGTTTGCCACGCCCAATCAATATCGATACCTTTTGTACTCACTTTACTGGCATTGAACGTTTGGAAGTTGAAAATTCTGATATCAAATTCTTGAATCTGCAAATTATCAAACGCATAATAAAAAGCTGCTGCGTTGAACGTAACCGAGCGATCAGCAAATTGCGTTTTTACTCCTATTTCTCCACCTTGGGA is a window encoding:
- a CDS encoding nuclear transport factor 2 family protein, with amino-acid sequence MNSDQLKLQLDKLAIMELPAQYLRALDRLDRNLLRAQFWDDSYMDYGIYTGDADGFADFCMTALSSHVRNHHLIGQHLTEVEGDGTLGDDLAPTRIIPWWVDHCGPEDTANYKNNKSCRSIFSSKRN